From a single Bemisia tabaci chromosome 10, PGI_BMITA_v3 genomic region:
- the LOC109038308 gene encoding uncharacterized protein: protein MHGALPADNIFLLALLLYNLSPCQAKNEEDNPVKNFFTDMNTAITSVIASKFNVAMRLLQQDFTKYFRAVLARWTQDLSVRTNEARFDNLDNFSDQEILAHAYKIANMSTPRTSNTSTTTERPSDAKEAEPLEDVYEEIVKISSVDEEEDTWDADLAVNDGSENSVNGDFDSGDDTANEFEKPDGGEPEIRVIDSAISLIDSESNAKNSDTESIIQSRDQVDSAIMNHSRDQADSDIMNLASQLARLNGTTRVSQDSLLDEADAIVDEERFKTLNALNVTSSNASTGTDIHVNDTHMTRPGSDVLISKSLKLPSEIINNEANKNVSDTTLDAVNVTFTKVTAINERYRNVTGFVLNAHSSAPENTSHEINIEHKHVTSAPHSSIAENMLHEINIDGKRMNMTNITFDASNLTTTDAGLNMDDKPKHVLSSIPMGRPSSLASKFGAALTNITSMKITQTGDNSATGGIIASNFSSVPIVSATFSTPTTEVNPGRSGTKLASESNFNEKKMPAPWPKATPSNLASKGNGSERRGFAELMIFDAADPALDEEQPLSPPFMKKDIIITHTVDLNARPPEPIKMTAEEHKLLRVKTPGESNRNGLLNSPKIDHLATPSSTYTKPPSKLRQKREISNCLSGSNPRFPLTLCFEIQIHGVYRRFAAV, encoded by the coding sequence ATGCATGGAGCTCTCCCTGCCGACAACATATTCCTTCTGGCGCTTCTGCTGTACAACCTTTCCCCATGCCAGGCCAAGAACGAAGAGGACAACCCTGTGAAGAATTTTTTCACAGACATGAACACCGCCATCACGTCCGTCATCGCCTCCAAGTTCAACGTGGCGATGCGGCTCCTCCAACAAGACTTCACGAAATACTTCCGCGCCGTTTTGGCCAGATGGACGCAAGACCTCTCCGTCCGAACCAATGAAGCCCGTTTCGACAACTTGGACAACTTCTCGGACCAGGAGATCCTCGCCCACGCCTACAAAATCGCCAACATGTCGACGCCAAGGACATCCAACACGAGCACGACAACTGAACGTCCATCGGACGCGAAAGAGGCTGAACCGTTAGAAGATGTCTACGAGGAAATCGTGAAGATCTCAAGCGTTGATGAGGAAGAAGACACTTGGGACGCCGACCTGGCAGTCAATGATGGGTCAGAAAACTCTGTAAACGGTGATTTTGATAGTGGAGACGACACTGCGAACGAATTCGAAAAACCCGACGGTGGAGAGCCAGAGATACGAGTAATAGATAGCGCCATTTCTCTTATCGACTCGGAGAGTAATGCTAAGAATTCAGACACAGAATCGATAATACAGTCAAGAGATCAAGTTGACTCTGCCATAATGAATCATTCAAGAGATCAAGCAGATTCTGACATTATGAATCTTGCCTCGCAGCTTGCCAGGCTGAACGGCACCACGAGAGTGTCGCAAGACAGTCTGCTGGATGAGGCGGATGCCATCGTTGATGAAGAACGTTTTAAAACTCTTAATGCTTTAAATGTAACGTCCTCAAATGCTTCAACAGGTACGGATATTCACGTAAATGATACGCACATGACGCGTCCAGGGTCAGATGTACTCATctcaaaatcgttgaaattaCCATCTGAAATTATTAACAACGAAGCTAATAAGAATGTGAGCGATACTACTTTAGATGCCGTTAACGTTACATTCACAAAAGTAACGGCTATTAACGAAAGATATCGAAATGTGACGGGCTTTGTTTTAAACGCTCACAGCTCGGCACCTGAAAATACGTCACATGAGATTAACATTGAACATAAACATGTAACAAGTGCTCCTCACAGCtcaatagctgaaaatatgTTACATGAGATCAACATTGACGGAAAAAGAATGAATATGACAAACATCACGTTCGATGCCAGTAACTTAACAACGACTGATGCAGGATTAAACATGGATGATAAGCctaaacatgttttatcaagtaTTCCTATGGGTCGCCCAAGTAGCTTGGCGTCGAAGTTTGGCGCAGCGTTAACTAACATAACTTCAATGAAAATCACTCAAACTGGTGATAACTCAGCGACCGGCGGGATAATCGCCTCGAATTTCAGTTCAGTGCCGATAGTAAGTGCAACCTTTTCAACCCCAACGACGGAAGTGAACCCTGGCAGGAGTGGTACAAAGCTCGCGAGTGAAAGTAATTTCAACGAAAAGAAGATGCCAGCGCCGTGGCCCAAGGCAACGCCCTCAAATTTAGCATCGAAAGGCAACGGCAGCGAAAGGAGAGGATTTGCAGAGCTGATGATTTTCGATGCCGCCGACCCTGCCTTGGACGAAGAACAGCCTCTCTCGCCTCCTTTTATGAAGAAAGACATAATTATTACGCATACCGTGGACTTGAACGCCCGTCCTCCCGAACCGATAAAGATGACGGCCGAAGAACATAAATTGCTGCGCGTTAAGACGCCAGGCGAGAGCAACAGAAATGGTCTCttaaattctccaaaaattgatcatcTCGCGACGCCGAGTTCGACTTACACTAAACCTCCGTCGAAGCTCAGACAAAAGAGGGAGATCTCGAATTGTCTATCCGGAAGCAACCCTAGATTTCCTCTTACTTTGTGCTTTGAAATCCAAATTCACGGTGTTTATCGACGTTTCGCGGCTGTGTGA